Proteins found in one Ctenopharyngodon idella isolate HZGC_01 chromosome 16, HZGC01, whole genome shotgun sequence genomic segment:
- the gpatch3 gene encoding G patch domain-containing protein 3, which translates to MAASGEVTYFVVNNIPSRLRSADLRNYFSQFIESKGFLCFHYRHRPEVSVPFTAADAGASERAEGSDGPGGKQAGLCCCVVSVRSRESDRFVKMYSGNQWIDSKGNWLRRKCLIRRVRVSEQAEHNSFPYKTKSEMRRHIAQSEHFTMTDLKGLPELNPPSLMPAGNVGTPVTVFLELIQSCRLPPRLIRKLGLTFPKTGSNRRYGNVPYLYRNSTVVTPAEESVFTAGGVEISGPGGLDTPTTTLTEDEDTPTSPPVNQESQEAGSEEELSGPDDDDDRCEEWERHEALHDDVTSQERTKERLYEEEIELKWEKGGSGLVFYTDAQFWQEEEGDFDEQTADDWDVDMSVYYDKDGGDMDARDYVRMRSERRLREGLDGLPGRQQKIGSFERFTKGFGRRVMEKQGWKDGEGLGNSQAGMTEALESEGQHPNCKRGFGYHGEKLSSFLPLKKPRKEFHISTIYDEPKDIDKGDEVLRRQPSTSMKHRHWRPGGSTNSTS; encoded by the exons ATGGCGGCGTCGGGAGAGGTGACGTATTTTGTTGTAAACAACATTCCTTCCCGGCTCAGATCCGCAGATCTTAGGAACTATTTCAGTCAGTTTATAGAAAGTAAAGGCTTCTTGTGTTTCCATTATCGCCATCGGCCGGAGGTTAGTGTGCCGTTTACCGCGGCAGATGCTGGAGCCAGTGAGCGGGCGGAGGGTTCCGATGGTCCTGGTGGGAAACAAGCGggtttgtgttgttgtgtgGTGTCGGTTCGCTCACGGGAATCCGACAGATTCGTGAAGATGTATTCAGGGAACCAGTGGATCGATTCGAAAGGAAACTGGCTGCGGAGAAAATGTTTGATTCGGAGAGTCAGAGTGTCAGAGCAGGCCG AGCATAATTCATTCCCCTACAAGACAAAGAGTGAGATGAGACGCCACATTGCCCAATCAGAGCATTTCACCATGACTGACCTCAAGGGCCTGCCGGAGCTCAATCCGCCCTCCCTCATGCCAGCGGGGAACGTCGGCACCCCCGTGACTGTTTTCCTAGAGCTCATTCAGTCCTGTCGCCTGCCGCCGCGCCTCATCCGCAAGCTGGGTCTCACTTTTCCCAAGACGGGCTCGAATCGGCGCTACGGCAACGTTCCCTACCTGTATCGCAACAGCACAGTCGTGACGCCTGCAGAGGAGAGCGTGTTCACCGCAGGAGGAGTGGAGATCTCGGGCCCCGGCGGCCTGGACACGCCCACAACCACACTAACAGAAGACGAGGACACGCCCACTTCTCCACCTGTCAATCAAGAGTCACAGGAAGCAGGAAGTGAAGAGGAGCTGTCAGGCCCTGATGAT GACGATGACCGCTGTGAGGAGTGGGAGCGTCACGAGGCCCTCCACGATGACGTCACCAGCCAGGAGCGCACCAAAGAGAGGCTGTATGAGGAGGAGATCGAGCTCAAGTGGGAGAAGGGCGGATCGGGCCTCGTCTTCTACACAGACGCTCAGTTCTGGCAGGAGGAAGAAGGAG ATTTCGATGAGCAAACAGCGGATGACTGGGATGTGGATATGAGCGTCTATTATGATAAAG ACGGAGGCGACATGGATGCCAGAGATTACGTGCGCATGCGCTCTGAAAGGAGACTGCGGGAGGGTCTGGACGGGCTGCCGGGACGGCAACAAAAAATCGGCAGCTTTGAGAGGTTTACAAAG GGATTCGGCAGGCGTGTGATGGAGAAACAGGGCTGGAAGGACGGAGAAGGGCTCGGGAACAGCCAGGCGGGAATGACGGAGGCTTTAGAGAGTGAAGGGCAGCATCCCAACTGTAAGAGAGGCTTTGG gtaCCATGGAGAGAAGCTCAGCTCATTCCTTCCACTTAAAAAACCCAGAAAAGAATTTCATATATCAACAATTTATGATGAACCTAAAGACATTGATAAAGGTGACGAAGTCCTGCGGCGTCAACCCAGCACCAGCATGAAGCACAGACACTGGCGGCCAGGGGGCAGCACTAACTCAACCAGCTGA
- the smpd5 gene encoding sphingomyelin phosphodiesterase 5 has translation MSLRESPFPNCFLEGLHAVGWGLIFPCFWFLDRLLAVCVSTSLERMWRIEQECYLHPLKVVFGSILFFILFIISTPFALLGFVLWVPLQAVRRPFSYHHQVQSIHTEDRNARWEETRKVSFGFLTGNLCLLPDGVARFNNLGYTQNRASFIGKSIVQGVTRPHIRIYVDSPSSCGTITPSSSLIPQPTPSSYGSVDFSITGQKDETEADETNGPNQQQLPKPNCNQNSNQHKHPPRSLRDGDVLIEVSSLFPSSVDIVCLQEVFDKRAALKLARALGPLYGHVLYDVGVYACQPAGTCSSFKFFNSGLLLASRYPVMEAQYHCFPNSRGEDALAAKGLLAVKVEIGLQKGEKKMVGYINCTHLHAPEGDGEIRFEQLSMLTKWISEFQAVTRREDEMVMFDVLCGDFNFDNCSPDDRLEQSHSVFEEYTDPCRAGPGKEKPWVIGTLLEQPTLYDENMRNPDNLQRTLESEELRKDYLSPPVPVNGVPLVYPEPDQPWVGRRIDYLLYRESSVSSHCRTEVEEFTYVTQLAGLTDHIPVGFRLSVSLDSEEM, from the exons ATGTCTTTAAGAGAGTCGCCTTTCCCCAACTGTTTTTTGGAAGGTCTCCATGCTGTAGGATGGGGTCTCATCTTCCCTTGTTTCTGGTTCCTGGACCGTCTCCTCGCCGTTTGCGTCTCCACCAGTCTGGAGCGCATGTGGAGGATCGAACAGGAGTGCTACCTCCACCCGCTTAAGGTCGTCTTTGGCTCCATCCTGTTCTTCATCCTGTTTATAATTTCTACACCATTCGCCCTCCTGGGATTTGTACTATGGGTGCCGCTCCAGGCCGTACGCCGACCATTTTCGTACCACCATCAGGTGCAGAGCATTCACACGGAGGATCGTAATGCTAGATGGGAGGAGACGAGGAAGGTCAGTTTTGGGTTTCTGACAGGCAACCTGTGCCTTTTGCCCGACGGCGTAGCTCGCTTCAACAACCTCGGGTATACTCAAAATCGCGCATCATTCATCGGGAAAAGCATCGTGCAGGGTGTCACTCGCCCCCACATTCGTATTTACGTAGATTCTCCTAGTAGCTGTGGCACCATTACACCGTCCAGCAGCCTGATCCCGCAACCGACCCCGTCCTCATATGGATCTGTAGACTTTTCCATCACAGGTCAGAAGGACGAGACTGAAGCAGATGAAACCAATGGCCCAAACCAGCAGCAGCTTCCCAAACCCAACTGCAACCAGAACTCCAACCAGCACAAGCATCCGCCTCGTTCCCTAAGAGACGGCGATGTGCTGATAGAGGTGTCCTCTTTGTTCCCGTCCTCTGTGGATATAGTTTGCCTCCAGGAGGTTTTCGATAAGAGAGCTGCTCTGAAGCTTGCGCGGGCTCTCGGGCCTCTCTACGGACACGTTCTCTATGACGTCGGCGTTTACGCCTGTCAGCCTGCTGGAACTTGCTCctcttttaagttttttaacAGTGGTTTGTTACTGGCCAGTCGCTATCCCGTGATGGAGGCTCAGTACCACTGCTTTCCCAACAGCCGAGGAGAGGACGCACTGGCTGCCAAAGGCCTGCTCGCTGTAAAG GTGGAAATAGGGTTACAAAAAGGTGAAAAGAAAATGGTTGGGTATATTAACTGCACTCATCTGCACGCTCCTGAAG GGGATGGAGAGATACGCTTTGAGCAGCTTAGCATGTTGACCAAATGGATCAGTGAGTTTCAAGCAGTGACCAGACGAGAAGATGAAATGGTGATGTTTGATGTGCTTTGTGGGGATTTTAACTTCGATAACTGCTCTCCTG ACGACAGGTTGGAGCAAAGCCATAGTGTGTTTGAGGAATACACAGACCCCTGCAGAGCCGGACCTGGGAAAGAGAAGCCCTGGGTCATTG GAACCCTGTTGGAACAGCCAACGCTCTATGATGAGAACATGAGGAACCCAGATAACCTGCAGCG AACTTTGGAAAGTGAAGAACTGCGCAAGGACTATTTATCTCCACCGGTGCCAGTCAACGGCGTTCCTCTGGTTTATCCTGAGCCTGATCAACCCTGGGTGGGTCGACGGATCGATTACCTTCTGTATCGAGAGAGCTCTGTCTCCAGTCACTGCAGAACG GAGGTGGAAGAGTTTACATACGTGACTCAGCTGGCTGGCCTGACGGATCACATTCCTGTGGGCTTTAgactgtctgtctctctggATTCAGAAGAGATGTAA